One Octopus sinensis unplaced genomic scaffold, ASM634580v1 Contig12665, whole genome shotgun sequence genomic window, gccgaagtcgactttgcctttcatcctttcggggtcgattaaataagtaccagttacgcactggggtcgatgtaatcgacttaatccgtttgtctgtccttgtttgtcccctctgtgtttagccccttgtgggtagtaaagaaatagttatttcgtctgccgttacgttctgagttcaaattccgccgaggtcgactttgcctttcatcctctcgtggtcgataaattacgtaccagttgcgtactgtgggtcgatgtaatcgactagccctctccccccaaaaatcgggccttgtacctagtgtagaaaagaatatgggtTGTGCTAGGAGGAAACACGGGTGAGTATTTCTAACCGATCGAGCGACTGGATCAAGGATTTACTCTGTCTTCGTGATGTGTGCGATGAGCGTATTTTTGTATTAAAGAAAACAAGTTTCGCATGGCGCTCTTGTTAATTATGTCTCGCACTACATCATCGTTTCCCGCTATTTAATGCTGTTTAATGTCATTCACAGAACATACTACATACCTCGTTGATAATTGTCCTCTTCAGCCAAAGATACTGTTGCTAATCCCTCAAACATACATTCCGTTATGACCTGTTCTCTTCGACGATACGTCCATTGCTAACTGTCGGCACGTAATCCTATATTTCGTTGATACCTGTTGTAGTTACACCTGCGACCTGTTCTAATTATATAAGGATTTCCAATATTTCatccaaaacacacaaagacacacagaggctctctctctcacacacaaaggttctcactctctctctcacacagagaggctctctctctctctcacacacacacacagaggctctctctctctccttctctctctctcttactctctcacacacacacagatgaccaCATCATGCACAAAGACAGTAGGTATTGGTACTGCGTGAACCACAGACCCTAAAATAGCACGCACTTTCCGTTCTGTACAAACTATGTAAATAGTGAAACGCACATATCTACAGAAACACGTACATGCACAAAAGCATTATTTCCACACAAATGCACTCGTGTAATTATGTGCTTTCATACTTTTTTTCTTGTAGAATGAATTATGCAGAAGTCATTTTGAACCTCTACACCTGTTATTTGGTAAGTTGTTTCTCTAGTGTTTTTtcattgcacacatacgcacacgcgcacacacgcacacgcacacacacgcacacgcgcacacacgcacacgcgcacacatggacacgcgcgcacacgcacgcacgcacacgcacgcacacgcacgcacgcacacacatatggaggCAGAaatacgcactcactcacacatatacactcgcgcacaaacgcacgcacacacacatactttcacacTCAAACTTGCGCACAttcatccttacacacacacgaaaatgtgcgcacacccacacacacacagaggcatcgCCGAGTGATTGTTAAGTTCCTTTCGCAGCGATGCGGTCTCGGGTTCGATTCCAAATCACGGTTTTTCGGGTAAATACCTCTACCATTGTCTCTGGTTGACTCGAGACTTGTGGTCACTGAACCCCAAAGCGCTTCTCTCTTAAAATCTTCGTATTTATGAACTTGTTGGGaatgaaaaattaatattcacaaaGCCAAAGGACATTTTCATTGACCaaatttgaaaggatgaaaaaacaaCCCACCCTACCCCCCAAAACCcccgaaagaaacaaacaaaaaacgacCAACCAAGGTACAAAGTAACACTTCCTAGTTCTGTCTTCTTGACCGTCGGCCCAAGAATCTCGCCACACTGGACTCTCCCAGATCCACAGCATACCGCGCTTCGTCTTAATAAAGCAGTCGTTATTTGAAcggattttaattttttattgggCTGAATGAAATTGGCGTAGGCATGGGTgctgtggttttgggttcagtcccgcactgcggcacctcgggcaagtgtctaagtgtcttccactatagcgcCAGgcagaccaatgtcttgtgaatgaagtTCGATGGAAGGAAACTATGCGGAAGTTtgtcgcacatacatacgtatatacatacatacatacatactacatacacacacacacacacacacacacacacacacatacatacatacatacatacatacatacatacatacatacacacacacacatacatacatacacacatacatacatacatacacacatatgtatgtatgtatgtatgtatgtatgcatgtatgtatgtatgtatgtatattgtgtgtgtgtgtgtgtgtgtgtgtctttgtgtctgtcaccTCGGGGCACTTGTCAACCGGTGTTAGCTTATTTGCGTCCACGTAACGTAGTGgttgaacaaaagaataaatggaaaaaaataaatttaggaaaaacaaataaacatcaataaataaaatagaataaaagctAGAGATTTAATGAGACTTGTGTAAGATCAATAATCAATTGCTAAGATTCCAACATACATTGCATTAGATATGATACATTTCATTTTGAGACCGAAGCGAGAGCCGGGCATACAGTGTCACAACGCACTGGACATAAAGGCAAAATACTGAACGATATTAGCGATGGAGGATATTTTCTCGGCAGGCTTGCCACTTTTGAACCTTTCTGTGCATTCTTTTCGGAGATAATGTCTAATTGATGTTTTAAAAGACACCGTTCACAAGTTTTATTATTGCAAACGCATCGGCTTTGTCGCCATGTGACTGTGATGAGGCCGCTAAAATTTTCGTATTTAATATAAACGAATGACGTCAATTTCATCATCAGCCAATCAAATACTATCTTCTTCGCAAAGCCTATTTatgctcgcacatacacacatacacatacacacgggtACATGAATCCAATAGAGTTATTGCCCTTACATCCTTCGGTTACGTTACTGATGGCCAAACACTCTGTTGATAAATTcagaagttatctcccttgcaagTATTCTACGTCTAAAGTTAAATAGTCTACACAAGGACgaaataccgatatatatatatatatatatatatattatatatatatatatatatatatatatatatatatatatatatatatatatatatatatatacatgcatacatacatatatacatgcgtatgtacgtacgtgtttatgtgtgtgtgcgtgtgtgtacacattcatacacgttAGTCACAGTGCGCTTACTCGCATTTTTGCAACTCGCGAGTGATGCAAAGCCACCGGATCGGTGATCGGGAAAATTTCTTCCCTGGACAGAATGCTAGTCTCTTACACGATTACGCATTTACAGAGAAGTGTAATGGACCcacctgaaatgaagtgttttgctcaagaacacaacgcatcgcacggtccaagaatcgaaaccacaatcttacgatcataatgctgacaccctaaccactaagaacacgcgcctccacataaaaAATATACTTTTGCTAATATTtcgacaaagacaaaaacaaaaaaaaattaaagttatctcccttgaaaagaATTATTTCCCTTGCTAACACTACATCAAATACGtctaagttatctcccttgttgaGCATCAAAAAGAGTCACAAATTGTTCgttttacacacatacgcacacacacaaatacacgcgcgcacacacacaaatacacgcgcgcacacacacacacatacacacccacacacacacgcacacacacacagacacacacacacagaaacacatataaacacttcattatttcattaataaaaatattgcaCGTTTCGTTTTTGTCCCGTTCTAATgaatctctatttctttctctgatCATTTTCTCTAATGTTTGCtagtttcttatttcattttccattttttctccttCACAGGACAAAATTCGAAGCAAGCACACCATTCCTCTGGCATTCACTGTCACCGTGATGACATTCTGGAAAACCGTCTTATATTTTCTCATGTTTGCCGAGCCATGTGGAGACACCTCCTACCGAGCAGGAAACTCAGCTCTCTCTGAGTTCTTCCTCGTTATAATCCCAAACGGTGTTTGGTTGGTTCTTCCTCTTTTGGTTTTGGTCAAACTCTGGGCACACATAACACCTAAGGAACATTTGGAACTGAAGTCGAGAAACGAATAATTTAATCAATGTCTACATCTCACCAACATCACAAatgcatattttaaatatattttttatttgatttgatggGAAGTGCCTGTAATACCACATTCCATCATAAGGACGATTAAATCAAatctatattatttttgttacagAAACCTATCATACATCAGAAACCATTACAGAGACATTTTCCATCTATCATATTTTGTTATACAAATCTATTCACCCGAACGTACGACATTCTTTTATACAATTACAAAGGAACATTAATCATCCGTGTCACtttaaaattatgtttaataTTTGTTGGTTTGACTGATCACAATATTTTCATTCTCAGAAGTAGGTATGAAATTTAGAGTGCTTTGtttaaggaagaaataaaaggaaaaaacgaTGAAGAAAACGATTCCGTTTAATAGAACAGAGCAAGAAAAAGCGTAAATTTGCTTCTAGCCTAACAATCTTTGGTTTTATTTTAGATTAGTAcattaa contains:
- the LOC115229444 gene encoding uncharacterized protein LOC115229444 gives rise to the protein KYYINLDKRYGNMEDSYVYTQSLMNYAEVILNLYTCYLDKIRSKHTIPLAFTVTVMTFWKTVLYFLMFAEPCGDTSYRAGNSALSEFFLVIIPNGVWLVLPLLVLVKLWAHITPKEHLELKSRNE